The Juglans microcarpa x Juglans regia isolate MS1-56 chromosome 2D, Jm3101_v1.0, whole genome shotgun sequence DNA window tgattggattatgcGGGGATTTGTTGGCTGCTGAATATTTGTGTCATGTCTTGTACATTGCAtaattgcacgcatgttcatgtttgtaaataaaaaactgggttttcatgtgagagatgatttttagtatgtttgaaatgattggattgatcggtttgagagaaaggaaaagagactggagggatggtggtaagcagggacggtggtatagtcccgcctgtgattcccgcctacggtgcacgtggtagggatggtggtaagtagggatggtggtatagtccagCCTGTAATTCCTGCCTGCGGTGcatgcagtagggatggtggtaagcagggacggtggtagagtctcgcctatGATTTcagcctacagtgctctgataggtacctcttgtgtgaaaacgaattgtagggatggtggtaagcagggatggtggtatagtcccgcctgtgattcctacctacggtgcacgctatagggatggtggtatagtcccgtcTACGGtacatgcggtagggatggtggtagagtcctgcctgtaATTCCTACCTACaatgtccgataaatgattatgttgggtcattttttggaaaaatggcGGATATTATTCACGGCGTGGTTTgggtcaaatgagatttttggtgtgtgttggaaaataattattttcggagaaaatgatggttTTGGGTCACATTCGTGTTTCTTCATGTGTACGCATATTTGTTGgatgcattaatgcatttttatcttgtgggttgtttggattattacttacctgcgataccgttttatgattttgatgcagatgagaaTGACGAGCATTAGGCTTTGGCTCCGCTGGATGAGTGATCTGGGGTTGCTCTCGAGTATCGAGATTTATTTTTCCACTTGTTATGTATTTTGccctttgtattatattttgggataactgtataactcttttctgtactacttttattttggtaagtttgtatttaaaattctggtactcaATTGGCTAACTTTTAATTTAACCGTTGcaacttttgttgtgcactttttgcatgttgcacacacttgagcacttatcgttgggatgcgtgactcatgttgtcatcatcccaacATCACGATTCCTGTGTTTCCGTGAGTAGGAGTCAGGGTGTCACAAACATATTTAGCTAGAAAAAAATTGGACCAAAGAGATGTACCTTGCGAAAGGTTCCAAGCTAACTTCATGTGAAGAGAAGACTGCTCATCTTGAAGGCTGCGAATTCCCAGCCCACCTTCCGAGATAGGCTTACAAAGATCCACCCAAGAACACCATTTTTTCTTAGCTTTACCATCCTTAACATCCCAAAATAAGGTGTTGATGATTCTTTGAAGTTTCTCAATCACAGCTTTAGGCGTAGATAGAAAGGCTATGCACAGGAATACTTTGAAGCACATGTTTAATGAGAATCAATCGCGTCCCACTGGATAACAATCTAGCTTGCCATCCCTCCAATCTAGACTGAACTTTATCAATCAAGTCATCAAAGTGAGTAATCTTCAGTCTTCCTGAAATAATAGGAactcccaaatatttaaaaggaaaacttCCTTCCGTAAAACCAGTGAAATGAAGGAGTGCCTGAAGTCTAGATACAGAAACctgtgaagagaaaaaaatagaggatttGCTTTTGCTCACTACTTGCCCCGACCACTTTTCATACATCTTCAACACATAAGTAATAGCTTTCAAAAAAGCCTTGCCCCCACTAAGAAAAAGCACCATATCATCTGCATAAAGCAAGTGAGAAATAATAGGAGTGCCCCTCGGAAGGAAAAACGGAATGTTGATCTTGCCCATTTGAACCTGATTGTTTATCATCCTCAAAAAAATTTCCTCCACTAGGATGAATAAATAAGGTGAGATGGGGTCACCTTGACGCAACCCACGACCACctttgaaaaaacctttggGGACACCGTTCATGACCACGAAGAACCAAGGATTAGTGATGCATTGACGAATcaacatacaaaaaaattttgagaaccTGAAAGCTTTAAGAACATGCAAAAGAAATGTCCAGTCTACACTATCATAGGCCTTCGCCATGTCAATCTTCAAAGCAACATTCCCACCATGAGCTGGTTTATTAATAGAGTGAATCATCTCTTGCGTCacactaatattttcaaagatgctGTGGCCCAGAAGGAAGACTCCTTGTTCAGGAGAAATAATTTTAGCAAGCAGTGGGGAGAGGCGATTAACCATAATTTTAGTGCAAATTTTGTAGAACACACTGCACAGGCTAATCAacctaaacttatcaaaactaGTCGAATTTTCCACTTTCAGGATTAAAACCAGGAAAGTTGCATTAAAAATTGTGGAAAAGCCATGCCTTGGAAGAACTCTGCCACAACATCAACAACATCAGTACCCACTATTTGCCAACAAGATCGATAGAAGCCCGACCCAAACCCATCAAGACCTAGGCTACTATATTCTGGAATGGAGCAAAAATCATCGTAGACTTCCTGAGATGAAGGAACACGAGAAACGAAATCATTGCCACCCTGCGAAATAATCGGTTGGACTAAGTCCCCTAGAATTGGCTCATTGCGGCAATTGCCAGCCTCCaagaattgagaaaaataagaaattgcCCCTTCGTGAATCTGCTTTGGTGAGGAGAGAATAGTACCCATCCTCTAGCTTCATCTCTTTCGTCTCTTTATGATTACGATGACTGATAGCACGGAAGAAAACAGAGTTCGCTTCGCCCTTCTGAATCCAACCTTGTTTAGCTTGTTGGGTTAAACGTTTTTCTTCCCTATCCAACCAAACTAAAAGCTCCAACTGGGAGGCAACGAGATCATCCTCCACGTCTTCAGTATACTCAGATTGCAAGCTGGCCTCCAAGCCCTTTATCCGATCCTCAAGTGCTGCTATGTGAGTATTAGCTCTACCAAATATTTGCTTGTTCTAAGCTCTCAAAACAATATTTAGTCTTTTAAGTTTAGTAACAAGCATATACAAACGTGACCCCCCAACAGCATCACCATTCCAAGAGTACGAGACACAATCGAAAAATTGAGCATGAGAAACCCACATTTGCTTAAACGTCATCGGCGCATGATCAGAAAAAGTGCGCGCCAAGTATTCCATATTAGCATCAGGAAAAGCATCAAGAGCCgttgtattaaaaaaacaacgATCAAGTCTCGCCCAGTTCCTGGATCTTCCAGAATGAACATTACACCAAGATAGAGAATTCCCATGGAAAGGCATATCAAGGAGCCCATAAGAGCCCACCCAAACATTAAACTCCTCCATCGCCAAAGCCAACCTTGGCCTGCCCCCTCTACGCTCCGAGTCAtttatgataatattaaaatctcccaCAACCATCCAAGGTAAATGATGAATATTAGCACCCATCAACGAACCCCACAACTTCTATACTCCAAGTAGGAgcattttgcataaacaaagGTAATCCGAAAGTCATTTAGATTAGTGATTCGAACTGTCAAGAATTGATCTCCCATACACTCAACAACAAGATTTAAATCTTGAGACCAAAACATCCATAACTTTCCGCCGTCATCAATATTAGAGCAACAACAATCAAAACGCAATCTATCATGCCACATATCTAAACGGGAGTTATTTACCATTGGCTCTGCAATAACAAGGAGTTTAGGATGAAACTTCGATACCAATTTTTTAAGATGCTTTCTCGATGTTCCAACACCCCGAACATTTCAATACAAGTATGAAATCTTGACAAATTAAGACGGGAGGGCTTGCTTACAACCCTGGAAGAACCCCTTAATTTAATACCTTTCccattccatttctttttcgACTGAATATCCGAGTTTGAGACCACAAGGTTGTTCTTTGTTCAATGTTCCAAGACCCCTTCTGAATCAGAGTCTAAGCAAACGTGCTCATCAGGGCAGTCATTCTCATGTTCAACGTCCGCACAAGCTGGGTCACATCTGTACTAGGCAAATACACTCCCATCATGGACCAGTTCTTCATCACCTTCATCATCAAGCTCTTCAATTATAATCATGTCCAATTGAACCTTTGAACTGGACCCAGTTTCACCATGCCCAAGGTAACATCCACAAGACCAAGTCCCATCGAATTCAATTCCTTTGAACAACCCAAAACTAGGTCAGCACTCGGATGAAACTGCTTCCCTTCATAGTGGTCCTCAACACTAGCCCCAATGCCAAGAGCTTCCTCACACAACCTAGACATAGACGAACACACAGGCCTTGGACCCTTAGCACCTTCATCAGCAGCCCTGTCCAACAGAAGGTCAAAAATATTCACGGCTTTCGGGACACCCTCTTGAGTGGTTACGGTCACTGTCTCGCCAACCAAAGCAGGAACAACCTCCATCAAAGGCTCATTCTCATAAACAACTTGCATCTGCTCAACAACCCCTAAGCCATGGAGACTTTCAGAGGCAAATGATGtagagaaatctctttgtgcTTCTTTACTAGATTCTCCCTGTTCAGCTATCACAACACCAACAAAAGGCACTAGATTCTTCTCAATATTATCCAAATTCGACACTACAGCTGTAGTCGGTAAACCTCCATCCACGTTCTCCCCCTTAGCACTAGGTTTTTTAGATTTCTTCACCCAGATCTTCCCTCCTTtcaccttttgttttttatcaCTTCCATACCGACAGGTCCTTTGATTATGACCTTGGCAACGACACATCAAACAATAAGCCGGCAAAGTCTCGTAAATGATCTCCTGCCTACGGCTTCTCGGCATCCCAGGATACCAATCCAAAAATGGGAGATGGGATCCTGTGAGGCATCAATTTCTAAGCAAACTCGAGCCCCATCTATGCGAGTGGCACACGTCGTAGGATTGTCATGGC harbors:
- the LOC121248560 gene encoding uncharacterized protein LOC121248560 is translated as MEEFNVWVGSYGLLDMPFHGNSLSWCNVHSGRSRNWARLDRCFFNTTALDAFPDANMEYLARTFSDHAPMTFKQMWVSHAQFFDCVSYSWNGDAVGGSPLEDRIKGLEASLQSEYTEDVEDDLVASQLELLVWLDREEKRLTQQAKQGWIQKGEANSVFFRAISHRNHKETKEMKLEDGYYSLLTKADSRRGNFLFFSILGGWQLPQ